A stretch of DNA from Acanthochromis polyacanthus isolate Apoly-LR-REF ecotype Palm Island chromosome 21, KAUST_Apoly_ChrSc, whole genome shotgun sequence:
AGACTTCAAAGCAAGTGTTgtttggaaataaataaatgttatcaTTTACAGACTTTATACTGTAATattgtctttgtttgttttttttccaagtaaGCGACTAGTGCAACTGCATCATGTTTTACTATCAGCAAAGCACAACATTAAGTACgcagatcagatttttttttgtcctagTAAGGGGACGTGGATGAATAAAAAGCACATCTCGAGGTCATATCACTACAGTAACCAATCTGACCTCCGTGCCAGTTGCTATTCACATGTATTTCAATAAAATACTCAGTCACAATATCAAGACCATATTTAGAACCTGACAAATAGCTACTTTATGCCATTTTGTCTAAGTCAGAAATAATAATCTATCAATTGTTTCTCATACTTTATCTTTTGATCAAGAGCCATCACAAGGTCTACTGCTGCCTTGATTGTCAGGATATATTTCCTTGCATAGCTACACATACATCAATCCTATCtgtctggttgatttttttgagtCTTTGATATGAGGAATTGAGCACCCATCTATACAGAATGAAGCTGAAAGCAGTTACTCCTATTATTGCAAGATTAATATTGATAAACAACATAATGTGCTATGCTGTACCAGTTGGAGGCTCATCCATAGAAAAGGCTTTATTCTCCATGTACACATTCTGCTGGGTTGGCTCCGGCTCCTTAATGATGGTGTCATAAACCAGACTCCTGGCAGGGTAGACGTCTCCATCGTGGGGCTGCTCCTGGTCAGGGTCCTCTTGTGTCAGCAAGCAGATTTCTGGGATTGTGTAGAGAAAGAGGAACACCCAGGCATTTGACACCACAGCGACAGCCAGAGTAGGATCGTCCCAGCTCGGACTCCCGACCACTCGGTTTCCGTGGATGTACATGACAATCCATGTTACCCAGATAGCAATGGTGAGAAGCCCTGTGACCAGGATGAAAGCTCCATCTCGGCGCCACTGcttatgtttgtgtgttagtGCGGGTACTGCCATCAGCACTACGGCGAGCAGCAGAACCATGACATAAATGAGAGCCATCACAAAGTCCTGGTTGCCGATGCTGCAGGAAAGGTCAGAGGCATTGTCTACTCCAGGTGGGCTCCTGGCCACAGTGATGATCAGCCATTCAGTGTTGATGATCACCTCGACCAGCCAGAGACCCAGGGCGCCCAGGCAAAGCATCCAGCTCCTAGGCCCACGTCCTCTCCGTTGCAGCAGGGCTAGCCACAGCCCGTGCATCACCAGGCAAGCGAGACACCCTGAGAAGAGTACTCCAAACAGGAACCTTCGTGCAGCACAGCTGGTGGAGTGCTGGCTCACGATAAAGGCAAAAGTAAGTCCAAAGAGTCCCAGTGTGAAAACTAAAATGCTGGCCTGCAGGGCTACCATAccctttctctttttgtctgtcaCAAACGGCAAGCAGCCCATGAGGATGACAAACAGGACAAAGGAAGTCACCACACCAGCAGCGGCAACGGCTTCCACCACAACCCCCCACACTGTGGTCAGGTCACACAGGTTGTAGTAAATGGAGCCGATGCCGGAGCCACATCCTTTTGGCGCACTAGTAGGATTCATTGCTTCACTGCAGACTTTTGTTTAAATTctgcaacaaaaatatttagtttattcAAATATGCATGCAAAACTACTCTGTTATTTGCATCCGGGACTAGtaaaaacaagactaaaaacTGACTTTGCAAGCACCTAATGGCAAAATATTTTCCCAAGATTATTTCAGTGTAGTAAATGAACAATAGCAAACACGTGCTGTGCTAACCCAGTGACGTTTCACTGCAAAACTGGTCTCAGTTGTGGCAAATTTGAATGTGTCACACAAATTgctattcattaaaataaattcatttaagTCACTGAAGAATCTAGAATTGTGTCCCTTGGATTTACTTATGAAATGGAGCCATTCTACAGTGACTTGTAGTCACAGCTCAGTCTATCCTTCCAGGACCATCCAATTAGTAGAAGCATCAACAACATTTCATCATGGGACATAATAAGTACTCCCACCTGGAATCTGTGTTCCAGCAAATGTAATGGTGTCATTCAGCAATCATATTTAATTTGATGACAGAATGCATTTGTATTAAGTATTTTAAAACCAAATATTTTTCATGGCAATTCAATGATTTGGGAAATGCTTTAGGCCTTTgagatgagattttttttctttcttcagctcagaaaaataaagagtACACTAGGTTGTCTGTCATAGAACCGAAGACAAATTTTTTTCTTAGACATACTTTATTTTCCCAAAGGAGCACAAATTCttgcaaaactgtcaaaaattgacattctttcattttttgagGAGGGAAaaattgttaaatattttaactcttattttacaaatttctccttttttgttaaattacagatcaaATCTGTAATAACTGTAACTGTAAATCACATTAAcctaaaaaaatctgtcttttttgaGTAGTCATTCTTTCTTTAacaatgtgtgaccataaaattcCACTGTTTTCTTGAACCTAAATCATATAAAATAACTTTTGAAGTTACtgcattatttttgaatttttttgttactCCCTTACtagattttcagtttgtttttttttgtttgttgcttaCAGTGCACATGTTGTGTGTTAAAATAGCACACTGGCATAACAAAAAAGGTTGAACTATCATGATATGGTTGACATATGCTCTCTCTAAgctacacaacaaacacaatgagTGCAATCATTGGAGTTTTGGTCTAATGCGACCAATAATGGCTACAAGGGTTTCTTACCAGGACTGAGAATGACAGCAGCTTCGGCTGCTGCAACAGGTGACCCAGGTAGACTTCTCCGGTGCGAATAACCGACGTCAGGAAACAAACTTGCTTTGCTCGATTCCCTTCTTTTGAGTTTTACCAACCTCGTTGCAGATGCTGCGATCAACACCGGTGTGTTCAAGTGCTCATTTATTTTGATCCAGCAGTTCGTGTATTTTTCCGGACAGGATCACGAACAATCCTCCGCTTCTCCTTCTCTGTTATTCATCCATGTTAGACTCGATTGATCGGTAGTCCTATCAAAGCAGCTGTACAGTACGCTATGGATGTTATTATTCTGTAAATGTAATAACCTGCTTTTGCTAAAGACTCAGCTCAAACCGCTCTGCCCCTTTCTCCTACCTCTGTGGTGCCTGCAGCTTTGCATATTCTGTGAGATTAGCGCCCGACCTACTTATTTGTTTCAGACAGCTTACATCCAAACAAAGGGGCCACTCACCTCTCTAGTGAGATATATAGGCCCTGCGCTTGTATACAGAGTGTGTAACATGCTCTAAACTGGAAACACACTGAAGATTGATGATTAACTCCGTTCACAGGTTCAGTGATTAAATCAGCCTCTTAAAgcgcttttatttaaaaaatattcaattatcAGCTTCAGCTTGGTTTTTGAGTTGGCCCACTTCCACTCTTCTTAAAGCCCAACTTTGCAGGAGAAAAAGCTCATATATAGTTTAAGTTCAGTTTAAGGATATTTCAGGTTTAATCTGTTATGCCATTAAGCACACCCTTAAggattaaataaataatgatcaTCTAAAATCAAATCCAAATTCTTGGCTATGCTTGCTTTCTCCTATACAGACTTCAGAGCAGTCATCATCCAGCAGGCGACTGTGAACCCAGTTAGCAGAGCCACCTGGTGGAAAACACTGTTGCAGGAGAGGTTGGCTTCTGTGTTATTTCAGTTAAACACAGTCAAATAGGATTATGCAACAAAATAGAAGTTACTGATCTTGTGCAGGCCATGCCACCTTACAATCACATGATAAATATGAACAATAACCAAAACTGCTGATTTAAAACGTTTAGATTGTCTCTTTTCACAAACTTAATAACTCAATAGATGTTTACACATCTGAACATTTCTGAATTACTGtagtaaatataaaacattcaaTCCATGCCTGTATTTTTATCATCTCAAAAAGCTATATGATGCAGTTTTCTgtagtattttgtgttttgcactATTAATTGT
This window harbors:
- the LOC110962851 gene encoding G-protein coupled receptor family C group 5 member C-like; amino-acid sequence: MNPTSAPKGCGSGIGSIYYNLCDLTTVWGVVVEAVAAAGVVTSFVLFVILMGCLPFVTDKKRKGMVALQASILVFTLGLFGLTFAFIVSQHSTSCAARRFLFGVLFSGCLACLVMHGLWLALLQRRGRGPRSWMLCLGALGLWLVEVIINTEWLIITVARSPPGVDNASDLSCSIGNQDFVMALIYVMVLLLAVVLMAVPALTHKHKQWRRDGAFILVTGLLTIAIWVTWIVMYIHGNRVVGSPSWDDPTLAVAVVSNAWVFLFLYTIPEICLLTQEDPDQEQPHDGDVYPARSLVYDTIIKEPEPTQQNVYMENKAFSMDEPPTVSTKPVSPYGAYNGQLRSCVYQPTEIALIAKGLTKMDQDSIMLRTTPPPLNPGSSSSLSRSAESLAP